The sequence GTCCTCTCCAGAAAACTTGATTAAATCATTAGATACACACCCTACGATCACATGGAGGCTCTATTGTATACCTCAACCAAAGAGCAATTTGAAGATtatatgaaatttcaattaaCTACACGTTTTATCTAAAATGCAGGGGACCATCTTCATTGGAAAAGTTGAATTGAGATTTAGTAGAGGtcaaacttgttttttttttaaaaggatatcCATGACAACCCTGTTTGCTTGTTGGACACGCAGTACACACCTCAGTAGTCCATGAGAACCATCATGCAAACCTTCCTCTTAGATTATGAATAATCAACATATTTGAACAATGTAACATCACTAAGTTCGGAGTATGAAAGGCAGaatcaagaaaaagaagtagAGTTACTAGCGGTTTTATCATCCTCAGAGCAACTTGATATTCttcaagtaaaaataaaataaaataaaattatgataaaatacTCAAATCCTCTAACCAAAGTAAAGGTAAACAAATAAGCCTGTTCTATGGCTTTTTGCACTGCACTTGAgctcaaaaatataattaaaggAAACTGAAGAAAGCCTTAACCCAGAACACTTAGGGACGAGCtaaattgatttatttccttcttcTATTATAGACTTATAGTCTGATACACACAAATCACAACTCTTCACAATTTAAATCCAAATGAAACTGTATGTAAAAAGCCTACAATTTGCCTAAGAAACACCCAAACACTCATCATTATAAAAGATCACATTTAGCTTGAGCTTGATTCAAATTTATGCAAATGCCAATCTAAATTATACATAAACAATCCACCAAGTAACTCAGAATCATCAATCCATGAATTTCATACCAGCTCAAATAGGTGTCCAATAATCAGATGCCAAATAACATTAGAGCATTAGCCTCAAACACATCAATAAAGATATTCATAAgtggaaaatatatatttacacatACATCAGATATGGAAACAGATCAAAATTACCTCTTAGAGAAGTTACTGTCAGAAGTAACAGTGATCTTGCTTTTCTCCCGGGTTACAGTGACAGTGTCACCAAGAGCACCAGCCTTGCCTCCAACCTTGATCCTCTCCTGGAGAAACTTCTCCAGGGATGCAATGTCCATGATCTTGTCCTCCACTGGCTTCGTACAGTCAACAGTAAACGAGACTCCCTTCTTCTTCCCCTTGGGAACTGGTGCACTCCCTCTACTCATCTTCGATTATCCTCTATAATCcacacaaaataaaacatatttatcAAATTTCTTTGTATGAATCACtgataaataaaacaacaaacacaCTACCTCAACTCAACTTGCATTATacctcaaaaatatttattgatagAGGCACCAAAGCAAACACCCCTCTCCCCCTAATAAAAGCACATACATCtactatttttttcccctctgcTATTTGCACAATTGAATACCAAATGCCTTTGAAATACGCATCTAGAATGCAAATGACATACTCCCTATACATACACAAATCAATACATAAATGTacattttgcttctttttttcttttctttttttagaatactaagtatttaacacacacacaaaggaaGAGGGGAGAAAGTCTTAAGTACATTTTGCTTATTAAATCCATGTAAAAGagtcatttaaatttaaaagcaaaccacatatacatacatatataaacaaataaatgtgAAGAACTATACTATCGGGTCAATACAGGAACCATAAACATCATCCAGCAAATCCCATCTACACATAACCATCTATTGAGCTAATATTTGACATATAAACTACCAAATATACATCACACAGATAATGTCATACGCACATTAAAACCTAGGAAAGTAAGACAAACCCAGTTACAGTATCTTAGTATTTCGAATAGTAACGTCATGAATCAACGAAAGTCTCAAACAAAATGTGGATTATTACAACCATTTTGGCCTCTGTGTAAAATACCCATAAGCAACAAATGCAattaaaacaacaaacaaaaacaaaacttttcataaacccaaaaatctaAACATAAAAAACGACAAAACCCCATGTTGTTTCATATCATATCCTCTTCATTTCCCCCCACAATCCCAATCATATCATTCAGAAACTCATTTTCCTTCACTTAACCttgttttctcagcaaccaaacacagacacagagagagagagagaggtaccgAGTTACAGAGCTTGGAGCTAAGTGGCGTGAGAGATGGGAATGGAATACGAGAGAGGGTGTGGAGGCTTCAAGGATACAAACAACCCGGAATTCTACCGCTAGCAATCTCTGGAAATCCTGTAAATTTCTCTCTAATGGTGTGCAAAATCTATAAAAGCTTTCTAAAagctttataaaaaataaaaaataaaaaataacaaaataacaaaaaaggaATATGGATGACCATTTATACAAAATGAaagaattgtctttgaaaagtTACTATGGTTGATACAAGGCTTGATTTGATAAAACActctaaaacatgttttggtTGTTACTTGTTACCGTTCATTAATAGAATTATAAATGAACCAAATCATCCACAAATGGCTTTGGCTTGATTTgataaaatattcattcatatttgtttattgatAAACAAACTAAGTATGAGCTTTAATAAGTTTAATCAAAAAGTCAAGTctaagcaaaataaaataaaataaaataaccaaattTAAGTTCTTTTTACAAGCTTGGTAATAAGCTTGATATGGGTTTACAAAATAAtctcatataaaattttaacttgtTGGGAATTGGGACTAGCCATCCAACTAAAATTgacttaaaaatataatattgagCTGATAACGTATGTGCATTGGATTTTGAGCTCAAGAGCATGATATTGAACTCGAGTTTAAGCTTAATTAATGAATCAAGGCAAGTTAAGTAAAACTCAAGCTTAGAGGCATACAGCCAACTTGCCAACCTGCCAAAACtgactcaacccaacccaatctgTCGGTTTTTAGGGCTTAGTGAATTGTGTtggtttacaatttttttatagcGGGCCGGGTTGGGTTCGGgccataaaatttcaaacacgccaaacccaacccaacccacctaggggtggcaattcgtgttcgcgtgtcgggttcgtgtcgtgtcaagtcatgagtattcgactacataggtcaacactaacccgacctgtttattaaacgggtcaagatttctcaaccctaacacgacccatttattaaacgggtcagtcgtgtcgacctgtttatcagattttatcaaaatgaaaaataaaaattaatgaaaaaacaaacaaataaatatttttaatataaaatttagaactaaccagtaactgcatcacaaataatcattcaaagttaaagcatatcccaatatcacaaataatcaatcacaatatgtcaaagaaaataaatcacaacaactaataagtttatatacctagagtttgaagggtatattggtaaaatatcatttaattaaacgggtcagacgggtcaaacaggttctatgtgttcaaccctaacccaacccatttattaaacgggttagtcgtgtcaacccgaatatgacacgaacccgttaagcctcaacccataacctgctaatttcgtgtcgtgtcgtgtcgggttcgcgggtcgtgtcaaattttgccacccctatacccacccatatatttaaaatatattatataattaataaattttttaaaataaccagTTGTtcctatcttatataaaaaccaatttgttcacacaaaccctagtaaattactattattgtttagtcattagtgttgtttatttttaaggaGCTACATTAATACtaatctttgggtttttttcatatatttatatttatattttttttgctcaatttaataataatagtataaaaaaattgtccaatcCATAGGTTCAACCCAAaccaacccgacccatgtggattggattgggttgggttgaacttATATGATGGATTGAGTTATTATTTAACCCACCATAGTGGATTGGGTTAAAAAATCCTTCCATCCTGACCTATGCACACCCTACTCAACCTTTTAGACTACTTGACGAGCTCCAACATTCAATGCTCCAAAAGGATAGGCTTGTTATAGCCCTGGCCTTTAAAGActaaaaaacactttttttttttttgggtagaattTGCATATTATGTAACTGTGTCGCTCAAGCGAGCATTGAGTAAGCCCTCACTCAAGCTTACATATACACATCTATATAATCCGCATGTACTCACTTGAgcctctctcaactctcaagtgaGCTCATTTGAATTACCGTTTAGGCCATCTGTTTGTCGTTCTAGGATTTTTGTTTCTCAATTGGCATTGTGATTGCACAGTGACTTTACTCGAGCACGCCTTAAGCTTCCTCAAACAAACCgctaaaacttaatttttaatgttttaatcatttttcattATACAACCATTGAAGTTGGATTACTCATATTACAACCTAAATGTATGTATGCATATATACAACAAGTGCAACTGCTACTCACTTGCACATTTCTAACACTTGTACATGTATAGTACTTGATGCCTTATCATGAGCCTAAGGAAGACTTTGATGACTGGTGTAATTTGCCAAACACTCAAAACAATAAATAGAATGAAAAAGGTTTTCAGTTAAAGCTCCACTTTCTACAATAATACCAAACGGACACTAAAGTCTACCATTAATAGTTATAAAACTTCTAGTTTCTGcgaactttaattttttagtttattgaTAAAATCTTATGATTTAATGATACTTGTTGCTTCTTCTCATGTTTGATTTTAAATCCCGTTTTCCCACTAGTTCTacgggaaaaaaagaaagaaggaatttaaactaagctttttttttaacagcAAATTCCTAGTATCCTAACTAAAgcagtttctcaacaaaaaaatccTAACTAAAGCAAAGGTAAGgctttttatcttcttctttttgcgGGTAATAATTACTATTACCATGTTAAtttagaattattatttttagttctaTTTGGAGCAGTGGTGGCTCAATGGGAGAGCCAAATAGGCAATCGCTTAAGGCCCCCCAATGAAAAAAGGCCTCTAAGTttttaccaataaaaatatttttgtaccaATAGAAGTATTAATTAAGCCCTAAATattcaccaataaataaaaaataattattttttatcaaagaaaaaccagttaaagaaaaatattttcattggaTGGGTCAATCATTTAGTATCTCACATATAAATGTTAAAAGAACGCATTAATCTTACactagtaaataaatttatactcaaattctatttagaaatatcaaatatataactttattaaacttttcaatcgtaattttttagtatttggtaaCTTCAATCAATAAATAgtgtttattttagttgtatAGTCATTGAGTAATGCGATAggttcattttaatttattatttttttctacaaaaatatattttaaatgaaaaaaaaatcaaaagttaaataaatattctattaatattcaaaatataataatagacCTCACTTAAAGTTATTGCCTTAGGCCCCACAATGCCTTGAGCCGGCCCTGATTTGGAGTTTAATTGCTTAATAGTTAATACCATTGTGGGGGGcgaaaagatcctgatgagaatgtgggccttttgggccgtgttaaggaaggccgacctgctactgggtttagaatttgttggtactatgggtcggcccatacgccgagggtccgaggatccagccgagggtgaacttatcctcggacggacaccgaagaactcggggtttcgcaataaaggttaggggatgacacgaTTAAGACCAAcggttaaaaggggtaaaccctagaatgccccagaagcactggagttgaagaaatgtcaaagataaaggctgctacctccacattaaagaccctgcacctaccaccctggccgcattgatggggaagtgacacctgaacagtggaggagaaacttctggttactattcaaaggcactgggaaaagaaatatctaggttaaaggggaggtaaagcaacacgtgtaaaaggtattcaagagagtagtatttaagggggaatctaagacagaaagggAGGATGCccctttttgtaacctaaaagaaagagaaaaagaaggagagagaaattatataagaacagttctcggcttacgtctgagcAGAGTGATTcatagcattctttgttgttttttagtGTTTATCATATTTAGCTTGCTATTCAATCCttaaacacttctaacctgggtttcaagcccacactcaacaaattacattgtttaaggctcgtttggcctgagcccgtaactgttcttggggccaggtgcaattgtgcacttacaaccataatcataatttttttataaaaaaaaaaaaaaccaatatgtACAATTAatcaaaagtgaaaaaattttaaggttttAAGGTAACTAGAGGTTAACCCGTGCTttgtaaggattttttttttttttttttttttttttttttttttttttttttgtaaacgtGTAAATGGTACtctttagagcatccacagcagtggagctaaatttttagcaaaatagctccacaaaaagttactttatttattttacctattcactttacaaaacatgctacagcagtggatctattttagcttttaacacaataaaataacataaatatcacaataaaataatatttctactacaataaaataatacatctcacaaaacaaaaaaacaccacaaaccgatccaccaccactgccaGCCAACCAAGATCAACCGCCCACAACCATCCACTGCCAACCAACCACTACACAAATTACAAAGAAACCCAcaccaacaaacccacacaaatTACAGAGAAAAACCACCACACCAACACAACCACAGAAAAACCCACGAACAGGTCGGCGGTGAGACAGATTGGGCGAGATGGGTCGGCGGCGTGGGACAGTGACGTGGGCGATGAGAATGAGGATCGGCGGCGAGGCTCGACGATCCAGACCTTATCGGCGGCGAGGCTCGACGATTCAGCAAGAATCGGCGGCGAAGCTCGACGATTCAGCAAGAATCGtcgagcttgagagagttgagacggcgtcggcgtgggtctcagctgatcggcgtgggtctcagctgaCGTTGAAGACGGCGTCGGCGGCTATGGCGGTGAGCTTCAGAGAGTGACcgtgaagagaaagagaaggagagagttcCGGAGTGaatgaagagaaaagagagggtaGAGTGAAATGGGTTCAGCTGATCTATTGTTTTTTAATCCCCTGTccgaataaaattttttttttttttataactttcagctacagtgctcatgtattgatacatgagcactgtagcgcaaagctaaaaaaatttagctttgcctccactgctgcaagaGGGTTTTTGTGGTTTAAGTGGaactaaaatagcaatatagctatttagctccactgctgtgaatgctcttagacatctataatgttttttctttacataaatTTCATAAGAATATGGTATTATCAAAGAATTGAATTTCTTTGCTTAATAGAAGTTTACATTTGAACCAAATTAGATAATGACCAAGTCCACGTTCTCTTACTTTAGCAAGTCTACTTTCAATTAAATGTTCTTTTCCCATTTTTATTTACCCAAATTGTTAGTAAACACTTTTAAACATATAAACAAATGTATGCTTAtgcaatttatatataaatcaacAAACAGACATATATGCACATTATTCAAACCTAATATGTATGATGAGTAAATGGTTGAACCATTTTAGTTCGGTGAAATCCTCCAAAATATTGTTTAATTCAAaaccttagttttttttttctataattaagATCTATTTGTCAATTAATTAATgtgaacaaaagaaaatcaagaagagagagagttttttttttttttcagaatcaagaagagagagagttaaaaatgaaaaaaaaaaaataagagagagatgaagagaaaaaatgtattttaataAGAAATCCCACTATATTGATCTTTAgagagattatatatatatatatatatatatatatatatatatataaacacacacacacacatatagatatataaaatgctaaaataacaCCATTTTGGACACCTAGAAAAAGTTTTGAGAACAATTATGTAggcaaattaattaatccaaaaaCCTTAGAAGTTTTCATTAACATTTTAACATCCATagtaccattaaa comes from Castanea sativa cultivar Marrone di Chiusa Pesio chromosome 3, ASM4071231v1 and encodes:
- the LOC142627777 gene encoding large ribosomal subunit protein eL22z — protein: MSRGSAPVPKGKKKGVSFTVDCTKPVEDKIMDIASLEKFLQERIKVGGKAGALGDTVTVTREKSKITVTSDSNFSKRYLKYLTKKYLKKHNVRDWLRVISSNKDRNVYELRYFNIAENEGEEED